The sequence actaagcgctcaacctatttacATATACGGGATGCTCAACAAACATAAATGCAGATCAGTGTAATGATAACAGATATTGTGGCCGCAACTtggagcgccaggtccacctcagatgacgtcactaatACACACTTTCATGTAAGTAGTTAGCAGCTGCGTGGGTGTGATCTCCAGTATCAgagagtactgcgcaatggtcctTTTGTTTTGCCTGATTTCAGATACACATTCACCAGCAAAGAATTTCTGAAAGATCATCTGTGAGATCTACGAACTGTTCCTTCATTCAGAGAACTGGGAACTTACCCATCAGGTTTATTATACCtggtagtgcgccaaggacttttttctctttgtttgctAATCGGTAATAGTACTTCAATTCGTTGAAGGTTTATTAGAATCTTTACCTTTCATGATCAGACTTGTACGTATATACAGGTAGTTATTAttccacacacttttttttttccttttgctgTTTTGTGCCATGATTATGCTGTCAACATTAGCCAAACAAATAAAGGGATACAACTAGAAGTATCACACAAGATTCAAATTGTATAGGACTCAGAGAAAATAAAAAACGTATacattatttgtttgttttttttctgtataaaaaccaAAGTAACATGTTTACTAAAATGGCAGTACAATCTTTCATGGGAAGCCAGTTACATTGATCATTActgtagttgttttttttttgtctgtgatGCTGAGCTGGCGCTCGAATGTACGTTGGCGCACTTTCATTACTTGCCCATATATACGAACTAGTGCTCTATCGTAAGACAACGTCCTGCGTTGGAATACACCTAACCGTCCATTAAAATGAGTGGGCTGTGTGGTGTAACACTGAGGTGTCTTAtgatactgcttagtaaatatggccccataTTCCTTTTTGTCTGCTACCATTTCTTCCTAGGTAATGAAATATTAGCTAATGGTGCATCGTTCCCACACGTgtgcttttttttgtatttttaagggCCCTGCTTATTGTGCTGTGCTGGTGTATTCCCCTCTGCTTCACTTATTCATTCAAATGAGTGGAGTAGTCTGTGTCAGGGGAAGACTGTTTCACTAGATAGTTAATAGAGTCTAGAACAAAGCTGTATTGAGCTATAACTAATTAAATAGGCTCTCTAACTACCTGAAAGTCCAATAAAGGGACTTTTATCAGTTTAAGGTTATTTAAAAAGGTCAAtagcacaccctcccccccacccccaaaggcTGTACCTTACCCATTCTGTAATAAATGGACAGAATATGAAGCAGATGCTGTGCTTTATCTCAAACGGGCTTTTGTTTTTAGACTGCATTGTACGTATAGATTACATGCCTTAAGAATAAGTGACTGAAAGTTTTAAAATCTTTAACAGTTTTCATTAATATGTATGCCTTTTTTAATAAAAATCCATAAGAGGGACCAGACCACAATTTTCGTTTATTTTACATTTGACTCATGTTTGCAGTTACACAGCTTGTTTTCTGAAATATTGCTTTCTGCTACTGTACATACTATACACTGACCCAGTAGTTTAAGAAGCCTGAAGCAGGGCACCTGTTTGTTTCTGTATGttttctactgctgcggccaagtttatttgagcatttgcccgttcttggccgcagcagtagcctggcgcgcgcccgagggtgacgggcgcgcgccgaagcagcggaagagcgccctccgatcggggcgctctccctaccgctgccgggtccgccgggtcccccggaaccccctgccgccgtcccgcgattgcgggacaccagggctccctcggggagccctggacgcgcgtgcaggggggcgcacgctcccgaagacgcgtgaccgcgcgtctatgacgcgcggcacgccgaggggcggtcactagcaagccgggaaatttcccggcttgcggatctggccgcagtgtaataaactgtgtcgccagtgtatgtgctcTTAAGAAACCgtattcattattatttatttctatttttgtttaggGGCATCATCTTATACCAGCTGGCGTTTATCTTTGGAGCTCCACTGTTGGTTTCCAGTGAGGAGTACTGTACAACTATCAACCGGATTGCTTGGTTTAACCACTGTAACCTCTCTCAAGTTCCTCATGTGCCAAGTGATACTCTCAAGATGATTTTAAGTTTTAACTACATTATGGAATTAAATGCCACATCCTTCCCTCTGTTGTGGAGGTTGCTGATATTGGAGATTGGCACACAGCACACCAACAGTCTATCAATAAGGAAACATAGTTTTAGAAGCCTACCAAACCTTGTTCAATTAGATTTGGCAGGCAACAAAATGCTGATACTCGATCCTGAAGCTTTTGTGGGATTGTCAAATGTAAAAAACCTTTTGTTGTactttaataggttaaatgggtCAATTTTGGAAAATGACTATTTTAAAGACTTGACATCCTTGGAATACCTCGACCTTTCTAAGAACCAAATAACGTATCTCAGACCCAACCCCTTATTTTACCGTCTTTACAACTTCCAAATACTGGACCTACAACTGAACCAAATATCCAGTATCTGTGAAGGAGACCTACACAGCTTTCAAAGAAAATACTTTGTGGTTATGGATATTTCTTTCAATCACCTATACTCTTCAGAAACTATAATCTGGGACCGTTGTGGGAATCCCTTCCGAAATATTAACTTTGACACGCTGATACTTTCGGGTAATGGATTCAATGTGGACAAAACACAGAAAATTTGCAATGCTTTGAATGGGACCAGAATGGCACAACTAAAGTTAAGTTCTCATGGGATGGGAGCTAGCTTTGGCTTTAACAACTTAAAAGACCCAGACAATTCTACCTTTGCGGGCTTGATAAATAGCGATCTACAGATCCTTGACTTATCAGTAGGAGACATTTTTTCCTTAAACCCGTACACATTTGCAAATCTTACTAAAGTAGAGTTACTCATACTCACTAGCAATAAAATAAACCGCATTGAAAAGTATGCTTTTTATGGACTTCAGAGCCTTCGAATTCTTAACCTGTCACATAATTTATTGGGTGAGATATATAACTATGCATTTGATGGACTTGCCAATGTAACCTACATCGATCTGCAACAAAATCATATTGGACCGATACAAAGATATGCCTTTAAACAACTGACATATTTAGAGACTGTGGATCTCCGTGATAACGCCATTAAAACGATTACGTTTTGTGAAGCTATGCCATTCACAGGATACATTTTACTTGGGGGAAATAAGCTGAAAAGTATAAACAGTGGGAAATTAAGTACCACTTTCATTGATTTAACAGGCAATCAATTGAAAAATCTTGGTGACCTATATAAGCTTTTACAGTTTCCATTATTGAAATACATTATTCTGAAACAAAATAGTTTGTCCAGCTGTTATAAGTATTCCAATATTTCCAAAGATAATTCCTTAGTACATCTAGACCTATCGGAAAATATGATCCAGTTAATTTGGAAAAATGAACTATGTTTGGACATGTTCAGGCAACTTTCTAAGCTAGAGGTTCTTAGACTCAGTAATAATTACCTTAGTTTTCTCCCAGATGGTATTTTTAATGGATTAACATCCTTGCAGTCTCTGAATTTATCTTCTAACTTGCTCACTCATCTTTTCCCTGGTGTTTTTCCCACAAATGTGGCAACTGTGGATTTGTCCAAAAACCAGCTGCTTTCGCCCAGTCCTGAGGTTTTTGCTTCCTTGAGTGTACTTGACATAACCGATAACCAATATATCTGTGACTGCACACTCAGCAGCTTAATAATATGGTTAAATGAAACTAACATTACCCTTTTGGGATCCCCTGATAACATTTACTGTGTATTTCCAGATCCCTATTTTCATGTTGCACTTCATACCATCTCAGTAGACAATTGTAATGAGGATATTGTGTTGAAGCCACTTATGTTTGCATTATTTGTCTTGACCTCCTTGACTATTATAACTTTCATGACATCAGTTATAGTGTACACTCACTTCAGAGGGTTTTGCTTCACCCTGTACATGAGAATCATAGGCTTAATAGTAGATGGCCAGAAGGAAGAAGGACATGCTGAGATGTGCAAGTATGATGCCTACCTGTGCTACAGCAACAAAGATTTTCAGTGGGTGCAAAATGCTTTCCTCAAGAGTTTGGATTCTCAGTATTGTGACAAGAACCGTTTCCATTTGTGCTTCGAGGAAAGAGATTTTATTCCAGGGGAGGATCACATCGTGAATATCCGTGATGCGATTTGGAACAGTAACAAAACCATCTGCATTGTGACAAAGCAGTTCCTCAAAGATGGGTGGTGTGTAGAAGCCTTTAACTATGCTCAAAGCAGATACTTCAGTGATCTGAAGGATGTGCTCATCATGATAGTGGTTGGGTCACTTTCGCAGTACCAGCTGAAGAGATACAAGCCAATCCGGGCATTTGTACAAAGGCGTCAGTATCTCAAATGGCCGGAAGACAACCAAGACATAGACTGGTTCCTAAGTAGACTTTCCCACCAAATTTTAAAAGAGCAAAAAgtggaaaagaaagaaataaaagtGACAAAGACAGCAACCTCGGTGGAGTTGCAAAATATAGCAACTGTATCATAATATTTTGGGACGTTTCTGTAATAAATACCCACAGAAAAACAGTGTTTCCGTGACCAATATGTTCAGTTTGTGTTCTGCAGTTTGGACAAGTGAAGAACTTTGCTAAATATGAACATTTCTGATTTTATACAGGTATTTGCTTGTCTTGTAGGACGAGGAAGAAAAAGAACGTGACTAAGTATTTTTTGCGCTGGACTGTTTAACCTTCATAAGCCAAAGACTATTGAGTGTAATAATCTGTGTCTCTGCTATTTACATATGGAAAATGCATTGCTGTTTTGATTCAATTGCTAACAttctaacatatactgtatttagtGCAGGTTTTCCTCTGCCTGTTCCTGATACTGCACTTTGACTTATTAAATGCAAGAATGAGTATGGGATGCTAATTTAGATTTATGCtacaaaagtatatatttatacaggtgcgccgacgagtattctaaaacttgcctgggtctatcaccaacaagacccaggtacatgctgcaacatttcagtgacatttctgcagacagaccaatggcccatcggattaacagcgggggctcctggcagtcccattcaaactgaatgggactgccaggcacccctgctgtgttaatctgatgggccattggtctgtctgcagaaatgtcactgaaatgttgcagcatgtacccagcatgtacccagcatgtaaccagcatgtacccaacatgtacctgggtcttgttggtgatagtcccagattttccaaggcaagttttagaatactcgtcggcgcacctgtacattgCAACGACCTATTATTTGTAGGTTATTCCCAACTCCTTATTTTACTACTTTTAAAAATCAATACCTCATTTATTTTTTGGCTGTTTCTAAGTTTTTAGTTATGGATTTCAAACTTAGCCTTCAGCATTAGACTTGTTCAATGTTTTATAATCAACAATGAAATGTTATTGTATTTATAAATCCTTACATCTGAAGGTACGGCTCCCTGAAGTTGCATACAGAAACAGACTTATTTGTAGTTGATGATAAATATAAGGCCCAGTCTGCTCATATAGAAAACAGTAGCTCATATTCATTATGCTGTGAAGACTTGTTTCCAGTGCTGGAAACCATTGTAGTCCCATTTATTGAAAATAACTACTGTACATTGTTTGTCACTGAAGAAACCGGACTGCTGACGTACAGGAAGACTGTTGTAACTCTGGCTGTGATGATTTCCCCCCTAGGGACTGAAATCTTGGCACAATGTTGCTATTTGCTTGAATACAACTTCTGATTTgatagagcagtggtttccagcttttttgttgttgttaaggaaccctatgtgaaattctgaggaacaccaacccactctaatagtgtgtttgagatcagatgcattgtaaggaaccccaacccactctaatagtgcatctgatatcagattaATTGGAAGGAACCaccaccctctctaatagtgcgtctgagatcagataccttgtaaattcttctgtatttggtccaattttaaaatgacctgaaaatgatggggaaccctttagggattcccggggaaccctggttgaaaaacactgtgatAGACATAGCTGTGTTACTATGTTCTCCGTTGCTTATGCTTTCTAACACAGCctaagaaacttttttttttttaaatcataaacACCATCTGGGAAGTCAGGGTGGTcttttataataaaaaacaaacaaacaacaaaaacagACAGGTGTAGACGGATTTGCACctaaatatataaatgtaggCT comes from Ascaphus truei isolate aAscTru1 chromosome 4, aAscTru1.hap1, whole genome shotgun sequence and encodes:
- the TLR5 gene encoding toll-like receptor 5; this translates as MRRHVNTDTMCNLGRRPGRKQTCPGVGCCFQLYRTTMDLNLLTAVNIRRGIILYQLAFIFGAPLLVSSEEYCTTINRIAWFNHCNLSQVPHVPSDTLKMILSFNYIMELNATSFPLLWRLLILEIGTQHTNSLSIRKHSFRSLPNLVQLDLAGNKMLILDPEAFVGLSNVKNLLLYFNRLNGSILENDYFKDLTSLEYLDLSKNQITYLRPNPLFYRLYNFQILDLQLNQISSICEGDLHSFQRKYFVVMDISFNHLYSSETIIWDRCGNPFRNINFDTLILSGNGFNVDKTQKICNALNGTRMAQLKLSSHGMGASFGFNNLKDPDNSTFAGLINSDLQILDLSVGDIFSLNPYTFANLTKVELLILTSNKINRIEKYAFYGLQSLRILNLSHNLLGEIYNYAFDGLANVTYIDLQQNHIGPIQRYAFKQLTYLETVDLRDNAIKTITFCEAMPFTGYILLGGNKLKSINSGKLSTTFIDLTGNQLKNLGDLYKLLQFPLLKYIILKQNSLSSCYKYSNISKDNSLVHLDLSENMIQLIWKNELCLDMFRQLSKLEVLRLSNNYLSFLPDGIFNGLTSLQSLNLSSNLLTHLFPGVFPTNVATVDLSKNQLLSPSPEVFASLSVLDITDNQYICDCTLSSLIIWLNETNITLLGSPDNIYCVFPDPYFHVALHTISVDNCNEDIVLKPLMFALFVLTSLTIITFMTSVIVYTHFRGFCFTLYMRIIGLIVDGQKEEGHAEMCKYDAYLCYSNKDFQWVQNAFLKSLDSQYCDKNRFHLCFEERDFIPGEDHIVNIRDAIWNSNKTICIVTKQFLKDGWCVEAFNYAQSRYFSDLKDVLIMIVVGSLSQYQLKRYKPIRAFVQRRQYLKWPEDNQDIDWFLSRLSHQILKEQKVEKKEIKVTKTATSVELQNIATVS